The Mesorhizobium sp. M1D.F.Ca.ET.043.01.1.1 genome contains a region encoding:
- a CDS encoding GNAT family N-acetyltransferase, whose translation MKPIRTGRLILRNWEERDRALFHRINSDERVMEFFPFRRDLAAADAKMDEFRAWIDDDGYGFAAAEIAATGECIGFVGLLDTDDVPSLPDGTIEIGWRLAPEFWGKGYVTEAAQAWLAFGFETLGLEEIVSFAVAENHRSIAVMKRLGMRADTGADFDHPAVPESHPHLKRHVLYRLSREDWQARKRAAL comes from the coding sequence ATGAAGCCGATCCGCACCGGGCGTCTCATCCTGCGCAACTGGGAAGAGCGCGACCGCGCGCTGTTCCATCGCATCAATTCCGATGAGCGCGTGATGGAGTTCTTCCCGTTCCGCCGCGACCTCGCCGCGGCCGACGCCAAGATGGATGAGTTCCGCGCCTGGATCGACGACGACGGCTATGGCTTCGCCGCGGCCGAGATCGCCGCCACCGGCGAGTGCATCGGCTTCGTCGGTCTCCTGGATACGGATGATGTGCCATCGCTACCGGACGGCACGATCGAGATCGGCTGGCGGCTGGCGCCTGAATTCTGGGGCAAGGGCTATGTCACCGAGGCGGCGCAAGCCTGGTTGGCCTTCGGCTTCGAAACGCTGGGGCTGGAGGAAATCGTCTCCTTCGCCGTCGCCGAAAACCATCGCTCTATCGCAGTCATGAAGCGCCTCGGCATGCGCGCCGATACGGGCGCCGATTTCGACCATCCCGCGGTTCCGGAAAGCCACCCGCATCTCAAGCGGCATGTGCTGTACAGGCTGTCGCGCGAGGACTGGCAGGCGCGAAAAAGGGCGGCTCTTTAG
- the serB gene encoding phosphoserine phosphatase SerB has translation MPLIATLVSRPKDRAVSASLANMASHAAGASALHWLAEDVACDLVLPETPDVGELTANLRATLASEPVDIIVQPAEGRRKKVLLADMDSTMIDQECIDELADEIGVKAHVAAITARSMNGEIAFEPALRERVALLKGLDTAVVDRIIAKRLTLAAGGRALVQTMRANGAWTALVSGGFDVFTSRIAALLGFQENRANRLIEEDGKFTGTVAEPILGRAAKAEALLDIAARLGLATADAIAVGDGANDLDMIRLAGTGVALHAKPSVAEQARIRIDHGDLTALLYLQGYRQEDFTQ, from the coding sequence ATGCCGCTGATCGCCACGCTTGTTTCCCGTCCCAAAGACCGCGCAGTGTCGGCCTCGCTTGCGAATATGGCCTCGCATGCGGCCGGCGCAAGCGCCCTTCACTGGCTGGCCGAAGATGTCGCCTGCGATCTGGTTTTGCCGGAGACGCCCGATGTCGGCGAATTGACGGCCAACCTGCGCGCGACATTGGCCTCCGAACCGGTCGACATCATCGTCCAGCCGGCAGAAGGCAGGAGAAAGAAGGTCCTGCTTGCCGACATGGATTCGACCATGATCGACCAGGAATGCATCGACGAACTCGCCGACGAGATCGGCGTCAAGGCGCATGTCGCGGCGATCACGGCGCGGTCGATGAATGGCGAGATCGCCTTCGAGCCCGCCCTGCGCGAGCGCGTCGCCTTGCTGAAGGGCCTCGACACGGCAGTGGTCGACCGCATCATCGCCAAGCGGCTGACGCTGGCCGCCGGCGGCCGCGCGCTGGTGCAGACGATGCGCGCCAACGGCGCCTGGACGGCACTCGTCTCCGGCGGTTTCGACGTCTTCACCAGCCGCATTGCCGCCTTGCTCGGCTTCCAGGAGAACCGCGCCAACCGGCTGATCGAGGAAGACGGCAAGTTCACCGGCACGGTGGCCGAGCCGATCCTCGGCCGCGCCGCCAAGGCGGAGGCGCTGCTCGACATCGCGGCAAGGCTTGGCCTGGCGACGGCCGACGCGATTGCCGTCGGCGACGGCGCCAACGACCTCGACATGATCCGCCTTGCCGGCACAGGTGTCGCCCTCCACGCCAAGCCGTCGGTGGCAGAGCAGGCGCGGATCCGCATCGATCATGGCGACCTGACTGCGCTACTCTACCTCCAGGGCTATCGCCAGGAGGATTTCACGCAATGA
- the miaA gene encoding tRNA (adenosine(37)-N6)-dimethylallyltransferase MiaA yields the protein MSGIENSGRQAGEGRVKNAILIAGPTASGKSALALDLAERQGGVIVNTDSMQGYSVLDVLTARPSVEEMARVPHFLYGHVHPSTAYSTGAWLRDVTRLIEEGALSGRPAVFVGGTGLYFRALAEGISDMPDIPPLVRERWRYELKEQGAERLHRILMREDSAVAMQLRLTDGQRIVRALEVLDASGRSILDWQAARGQPLVDRDSARFLVIEPDRGELVAHIEARFDDMLDKGALDEVRQLMALDLAPNLPAMKAIGVRELQAALAGQISFPEAIERAKIATRQYAKRQTTWFRHQLGPEWKRLRPGDGPPVSD from the coding sequence ATCAGCGGCATCGAAAATTCCGGCAGGCAGGCGGGCGAAGGCCGCGTGAAGAACGCGATCCTGATAGCCGGGCCGACCGCCAGCGGCAAGTCGGCGCTGGCGCTCGATCTTGCCGAACGCCAGGGCGGCGTCATCGTCAACACCGATTCCATGCAAGGCTATTCGGTGCTCGACGTGCTGACGGCGCGTCCAAGCGTCGAGGAGATGGCACGCGTGCCGCATTTCCTCTACGGCCATGTGCATCCTTCGACAGCCTACTCCACCGGCGCCTGGTTGCGCGACGTTACCCGGCTGATCGAGGAAGGCGCTTTGTCCGGGCGGCCGGCCGTCTTCGTCGGCGGCACCGGGCTCTATTTCCGCGCTTTAGCCGAAGGGATCTCGGATATGCCCGACATTCCGCCATTGGTGCGCGAGCGCTGGCGCTACGAGCTCAAGGAACAAGGGGCCGAACGGCTGCATCGCATTCTGATGCGCGAGGACTCGGCCGTCGCCATGCAGCTCAGGCTGACCGACGGCCAGCGCATCGTGAGGGCGCTCGAGGTGCTCGACGCCTCGGGACGATCGATCCTCGACTGGCAGGCGGCGCGCGGCCAGCCGCTTGTCGACCGCGACAGCGCGCGCTTCCTGGTGATCGAACCGGATCGCGGCGAGCTCGTCGCGCACATCGAGGCACGCTTCGACGATATGCTCGACAAAGGCGCGCTCGACGAGGTCAGGCAGCTGATGGCGCTCGACCTCGCTCCGAACCTGCCGGCAATGAAGGCCATCGGGGTCCGAGAGCTGCAGGCCGCCTTGGCCGGGCAGATCAGCTTTCCCGAAGCGATCGAGCGGGCCAAGATCGCAACGCGCCAATATGCCAAACGTCAGACGACCTGGTTCAGGCACCAACTGGGACCGGAGTGGAAAAGGCTCCGCCCGGGCGATGGCCCGCCAGTCTCGGATTGA
- a CDS encoding GGDEF domain-containing protein, which produces MRFHKAESAFFVFIFVILAAGLVTFHAYGQLQDIATDLDTASRLERIVYLNKLLFVTGALLAAALFFGIFFIYPLIRGQVREEGKLRAMTVSLSARSQTLEQAALTDGLTGMQNRRYFDDALREYLDEFGRIDKPVGLMILDLDHFKQVNDTHGHDVGDEVLRAVAQCVRGMTRYHDVVARLGGEEFAVVTPNMDAELLARFAERIRKAIANMSILSGNVRLKVTTSVGLAVWDRKESAEDFYRRADRQLYEAKKQGRNRVCA; this is translated from the coding sequence ATGCGTTTTCACAAGGCGGAATCCGCATTCTTTGTCTTTATTTTCGTGATCCTGGCCGCCGGCCTGGTGACCTTCCACGCCTATGGCCAGTTGCAGGACATTGCGACCGATCTCGACACCGCGTCGCGTCTCGAAAGAATAGTCTATCTCAATAAACTGCTGTTCGTGACCGGCGCGCTGCTGGCCGCCGCCTTGTTCTTCGGGATCTTCTTCATCTATCCGCTGATCCGCGGCCAGGTGCGGGAAGAGGGCAAGCTGCGCGCCATGACCGTGTCGCTGAGCGCCCGTTCGCAGACGCTGGAGCAGGCGGCGCTCACCGACGGCCTGACCGGCATGCAGAACCGCCGCTACTTCGACGACGCCCTGCGGGAATATCTCGACGAGTTCGGCCGCATCGACAAGCCGGTGGGGCTGATGATCCTCGACCTCGATCATTTCAAGCAAGTCAACGACACGCATGGTCACGATGTCGGCGACGAGGTCCTGCGTGCCGTCGCGCAATGCGTGCGCGGCATGACGCGCTATCACGATGTGGTGGCGAGGCTTGGCGGCGAGGAGTTTGCCGTCGTCACGCCCAACATGGACGCGGAACTGCTCGCCCGGTTCGCCGAGCGCATCCGCAAGGCTATCGCCAACATGTCCATCCTATCGGGCAATGTGCGCCTGAAAGTCACCACCAGCGTCGGCCTTGCCGTGTGGGACCGCAAGGAGAGCGCCGAGGACTTCTACCGCCGCGCCGACCGGCAGCTCTATGAGGCGAAGAAGCAGGGCCGCAACCGCGTCTGCGCCTAA
- a CDS encoding ATP-binding protein, with protein sequence MFVEREASVGEPTSQERRDAQQSDKRILGNVVQCDGARATISAYAEDAEGTVTGLWTVGKMISINLGATRTVGLVYAIGKSDRVWSNEGQNAIEVSIELIGEVRDGAEPGAKPVFDRGITTYPHIGAVAHRIRSRDLQAVYDLAGRHSITIGTLSQDEAIDANIAIDDTLARHFAVVGTTGVGKSTAVSLLLRKSIEARPDLRVLILDPHNEFAASLPEHCVKVDSKTLDLPFWMFRLEEFAEVLFRGRETVPEEVDVLRDLIPAAKNLYRNPSSGSYVRRGSDALTADTPVPYRIADLLKQIDERMGLLESKNDRPTLKSLRTRIESAAADPRYRFMFNSRLIEDTIHETIGNIFRVPNHGRPVTCFEMAGMPSEVVNSVCSVLARLAFDLALWSEGRLRLLLLCEEAHRYMPADPRLGFAPTRHALSRIAKEGRKYGCYLGVVTQRPGELDPTILSQCSTFFAMRLANEQDQAIIRSAIADSSASTLAFLSSMGQREAIAFGEGVATTMRLKFEKLSREFIPGTAKREQTLPAEAGDDVDLAGIVERLRNVPKPQQAMAFAEVVDSARQAGDPDYRKPPAPRAQPDDDFDLRYGLKPSTFGMRQQND encoded by the coding sequence ATGTTTGTTGAACGCGAAGCCTCCGTTGGAGAGCCGACCTCGCAGGAGCGCCGCGACGCCCAGCAGAGCGACAAGCGCATTCTTGGCAATGTCGTGCAATGCGACGGCGCGCGTGCCACCATCAGCGCCTATGCCGAGGATGCCGAAGGCACGGTCACCGGCCTGTGGACCGTCGGCAAGATGATCTCCATCAACCTTGGCGCGACCCGCACCGTTGGCCTTGTCTATGCGATCGGCAAGTCTGACCGCGTTTGGAGCAACGAGGGCCAGAACGCGATCGAGGTCAGCATCGAACTGATCGGCGAGGTACGCGACGGCGCCGAGCCTGGCGCCAAGCCTGTCTTCGACCGCGGCATCACCACCTATCCGCATATCGGCGCCGTTGCCCATCGCATCCGCAGCCGCGACCTGCAGGCCGTCTACGATCTCGCCGGCCGCCATTCGATCACCATCGGCACGCTGTCCCAAGACGAGGCGATCGACGCCAACATCGCCATCGACGACACGCTGGCGCGCCATTTCGCCGTTGTCGGCACGACCGGCGTCGGCAAATCCACGGCTGTCTCGCTGCTTTTGCGCAAGTCGATCGAGGCCCGGCCCGATCTGCGCGTCCTGATCCTAGATCCGCACAACGAGTTTGCCGCCTCGCTACCGGAACATTGCGTGAAGGTCGATTCCAAGACGCTCGACCTGCCGTTCTGGATGTTCAGGCTGGAGGAATTCGCCGAGGTTCTATTTCGCGGGCGCGAGACCGTGCCGGAGGAAGTCGACGTCCTACGCGACCTCATCCCCGCCGCCAAGAACCTCTACCGCAACCCGAGTTCCGGCTCGTACGTCAGGCGCGGCAGCGATGCGCTGACGGCGGACACACCGGTGCCTTACCGCATCGCCGATCTCCTCAAGCAGATCGACGAGCGCATGGGTCTCCTGGAGAGCAAGAACGATCGGCCGACGTTGAAGTCGCTGAGGACGCGAATCGAATCGGCCGCAGCCGACCCGCGCTACCGTTTCATGTTCAATTCGCGGCTGATCGAGGACACCATCCACGAGACCATCGGCAACATCTTCCGCGTGCCGAACCATGGGCGTCCGGTGACCTGTTTCGAGATGGCGGGCATGCCGTCCGAGGTCGTCAACTCGGTCTGCTCGGTGCTGGCGCGTCTCGCCTTCGACCTTGCGCTCTGGAGCGAGGGCCGGCTGCGGCTGCTTCTGCTGTGCGAGGAGGCGCATCGCTACATGCCCGCCGATCCGCGCCTCGGCTTCGCGCCGACCAGGCACGCCTTGTCGCGCATCGCCAAGGAAGGCCGCAAATATGGCTGCTACCTCGGCGTCGTCACCCAGCGTCCGGGCGAGCTCGATCCGACCATCCTGTCGCAATGCTCGACCTTCTTCGCCATGCGGCTCGCCAACGAGCAGGACCAGGCGATCATACGCTCGGCGATCGCCGATTCCTCGGCCTCGACGCTGGCGTTCCTGTCCTCCATGGGCCAGCGCGAGGCAATCGCCTTCGGCGAAGGCGTGGCGACGACCATGCGGCTCAAATTCGAGAAATTGTCCCGCGAATTCATACCTGGAACGGCCAAGCGCGAGCAGACCCTGCCCGCGGAAGCCGGCGACGATGTCGATCTCGCGGGAATTGTCGAGCGGCTGCGCAACGTGCCGAAGCCGCAGCAGGCGATGGCCTTTGCCGAGGTGGTGGATTCCGCCCGTCAGGCTGGCGACCCGGACTATCGCAAGCCGCCCGCGCCGCGTGCACAGCCGGACGATGATTTCGACCTGCGCTACGGCCTGAAGCCCTCGACCTTCGGCATGCGCCAGCAGAACGACTGA
- a CDS encoding XRE family transcriptional regulator — protein sequence MADISNEITSTIGRRIRSERDLRGWSLAELAERSAVSKAMLSAMERGMTSPTAALLVRIASAFGMTLSTLIARAEMQGGGVCRKDEQPVWQDPATGYVRRHLSPATQMPLELIRVSLPAGAKVDFPAASYAFIKQQIWLIGGRLDFTEGDVVHRLEPGDCLALGAPSDCTFHAPGPEAAEYLVALVRG from the coding sequence ATGGCTGATATATCGAATGAGATCACATCCACGATCGGCAGGCGGATACGCTCGGAACGGGACTTGCGGGGATGGTCGCTGGCGGAGCTGGCCGAGCGGTCGGCTGTCTCCAAGGCGATGCTGAGCGCGATGGAGCGCGGCATGACAAGTCCGACCGCGGCGCTCCTGGTGCGCATCGCGTCGGCTTTCGGCATGACGCTGTCGACATTGATCGCCCGTGCCGAAATGCAGGGTGGCGGTGTCTGCCGCAAGGATGAGCAGCCGGTCTGGCAGGATCCGGCGACGGGCTATGTGAGGCGGCACCTGTCGCCGGCGACGCAAATGCCGCTCGAACTGATCCGGGTCAGCTTGCCGGCAGGCGCGAAGGTCGATTTCCCGGCAGCGTCCTATGCCTTCATCAAGCAGCAGATATGGCTTATCGGCGGCCGCCTCGACTTCACCGAAGGCGATGTCGTGCATAGGCTGGAACCCGGCGATTGCCTGGCGCTCGGCGCTCCGTCGGACTGCACATTCCATGCCCCGGGACCGGAAGCCGCCGAGTATCTGGTGGCGCTGGTCAGGGGCTGA
- a CDS encoding GNAT family N-acetyltransferase: MKTLEIRALDDDARTSGMLADLLIETVAAGGSVSFMHPLSPDAAYGFWRKALAAAARGERAVLGAWHGETLVGTVTLLLDCPPNQPHRAEIAKLMTRLDHRGRGIATRLMRAAEKLAVEKGRTLLVLDTAAEEGAAGLYEKLGFTLTGEIPDYALKPHGGLTGTLIYWKRIGAAVQVLP; encoded by the coding sequence ATGAAAACCCTTGAAATCAGGGCGCTGGACGACGACGCGCGAACCAGCGGGATGCTGGCCGACCTGCTGATCGAGACGGTCGCCGCCGGCGGATCGGTGAGCTTCATGCATCCGCTGTCGCCCGACGCAGCCTATGGTTTCTGGCGCAAAGCACTGGCCGCCGCCGCGCGGGGAGAACGGGCGGTGCTGGGCGCATGGCACGGCGAGACGCTTGTCGGCACCGTCACGCTGCTTCTCGACTGCCCGCCCAACCAGCCGCACCGCGCCGAGATCGCCAAGCTGATGACCCGCCTCGACCATCGCGGCAGAGGCATCGCGACCCGGCTGATGCGGGCCGCCGAGAAATTGGCCGTCGAGAAAGGGCGCACCCTGCTGGTGCTGGATACCGCGGCCGAGGAAGGGGCTGCCGGCCTTTACGAGAAACTCGGCTTCACGCTCACCGGCGAGATTCCGGACTATGCGCTCAAGCCGCATGGCGGGCTCACCGGCACGCTCATCTACTGGAAGCGGATAGGCGCGGCAGTCCAGGTCCTACCCTGA
- a CDS encoding LysR family transcriptional regulator yields MAEKTFGAMPPLDWLRSFEAAARLSNFTAAATELGLTQAAVSQHIRFLEERLKTRLFARLARGVALSPEGAAYLPHIQSAFAIIGNSTSELFEPRAVQTVSIRVPISFALLVIVPALPDLAKALPRVRLDLVTIHRPADYDQPGSALDIRFGNGSFPGREADRLTVEQLVPVAAPPLAGDDDWTSLPLLLVAGAREMWAEWFAASGLAGHSRRSHRFDSFVAAMEAAKAGAGALLGSRPLIDTALKDNLLVRLSDFELSSPSGHFLTWPSSSRLSAAEQDFRRWLLSRLAGISG; encoded by the coding sequence ATGGCTGAAAAAACTTTCGGCGCGATGCCTCCGCTCGACTGGCTGCGCAGTTTCGAGGCGGCAGCGCGCCTATCGAACTTCACCGCCGCGGCAACCGAGCTCGGGCTTACGCAAGCTGCCGTCAGCCAGCACATCCGCTTCCTGGAAGAGCGGCTCAAGACGCGATTGTTCGCGCGCCTGGCGCGAGGTGTGGCTCTCTCGCCGGAGGGCGCCGCCTATCTGCCGCACATCCAGTCGGCGTTCGCGATCATCGGCAACAGCACCAGCGAGCTGTTCGAGCCCCGCGCTGTGCAGACCGTCAGCATCCGCGTTCCCATCTCCTTCGCCCTTCTCGTGATCGTGCCGGCTCTTCCCGATCTGGCAAAGGCGCTGCCACGGGTCAGGCTCGATCTGGTGACCATCCATCGACCGGCCGACTACGACCAGCCGGGTTCGGCGCTCGATATACGCTTCGGCAACGGATCCTTCCCTGGCAGAGAGGCCGACCGGCTGACCGTCGAGCAGCTTGTTCCGGTCGCGGCTCCGCCATTGGCCGGTGACGATGATTGGACATCGTTGCCGCTGCTGCTGGTGGCCGGCGCACGCGAGATGTGGGCGGAATGGTTTGCCGCTTCCGGGCTTGCTGGACATTCCCGACGTTCGCACCGCTTCGACAGCTTCGTTGCCGCCATGGAAGCGGCGAAGGCCGGGGCCGGAGCGCTGCTGGGCTCGCGGCCACTGATCGACACCGCTCTCAAGGACAATTTACTCGTCAGGCTTTCGGATTTCGAGCTGTCGAGCCCATCGGGTCATTTCCTGACATGGCCGTCGTCATCACGGCTGTCCGCCGCCGAGCAGGATTTTCGACGCTGGCTTCTATCGCGCCTCGCCGGGATTTCAGGGTAG
- a CDS encoding gamma-butyrobetaine dioxygenase, with product MLTRATLADDGRMIELGWEEGTRRRFHAMWLRDNALDDKTRSIGNGQRLITILDIPAETRIGAASIKGEALEVRFVPEDKTVSFPAQWLRANAYDRGEPQLPGWTSDVIQRWTKATMQNSVPRASYAAAFHGRGVLREWLSAVRTYGFAVMDGLPAESGALCKVADLFGYIRETNYGRWFEVRAEVNPNNLAYTNLGLQAHTDNPYRDPVPTLQILACIENTVEGGESSVVDGFAVAAALQSENPEGFRLLSSYPARFEYAGSSGVRLQSKRPMIELGPDRELICIRFNNRSLAPTVDVPFAEMDTYYAAYRRFAELIEDPAFEVTFKLEAGQSFIVDNTRVMHARKTFSGSGKRWLQGCYADKDGLLSTLAAIEHDFREAAE from the coding sequence ATGCTGACCAGAGCAACGCTGGCCGATGACGGGCGAATGATCGAGCTTGGCTGGGAAGAGGGAACGCGCCGCCGTTTCCATGCCATGTGGCTGCGTGACAATGCGCTGGACGACAAGACGCGCAGCATCGGCAATGGCCAGCGGCTGATCACCATTCTGGATATTCCGGCAGAAACGCGGATCGGCGCGGCCTCCATCAAGGGCGAAGCGCTGGAAGTCCGGTTCGTCCCCGAGGACAAGACCGTCAGCTTCCCGGCGCAATGGCTGAGAGCCAACGCCTATGATCGCGGAGAACCTCAGCTGCCAGGCTGGACGAGTGATGTCATTCAGCGGTGGACGAAGGCGACGATGCAGAATTCGGTGCCGCGCGCCAGCTACGCGGCGGCCTTTCATGGCCGTGGCGTGTTGCGCGAATGGCTTTCGGCGGTGCGGACCTATGGTTTTGCCGTGATGGACGGGCTGCCGGCGGAGTCCGGCGCGCTGTGCAAGGTGGCCGATCTCTTCGGTTACATCAGGGAGACCAATTACGGGCGCTGGTTCGAGGTGCGCGCCGAGGTCAATCCGAACAATCTCGCTTACACCAATCTCGGCCTGCAGGCGCATACCGACAATCCCTACCGCGATCCGGTGCCGACGCTGCAGATCCTGGCCTGCATCGAGAATACGGTCGAAGGTGGCGAATCCAGTGTCGTCGACGGATTTGCAGTGGCGGCAGCATTGCAATCCGAAAACCCCGAGGGCTTCCGGCTGTTGAGTTCCTACCCGGCACGCTTCGAATATGCCGGCTCTTCCGGCGTTCGGCTGCAGTCGAAGCGGCCGATGATCGAGCTCGGACCCGATCGCGAACTCATCTGCATCCGCTTCAACAACCGCTCGCTGGCGCCGACGGTCGATGTGCCGTTCGCCGAGATGGACACATACTACGCCGCCTATCGCCGGTTCGCCGAGCTGATCGAGGATCCTGCCTTTGAGGTGACCTTCAAGCTCGAGGCGGGGCAGTCCTTCATCGTCGACAACACCCGCGTCATGCATGCACGCAAGACATTTTCCGGCAGCGGCAAGCGCTGGCTGCAGGGCTGCTACGCCGACAAGGACGGCCTGCTGTCGACACTTGCCGCGATCGAACACGATTTCAGGGAGGCGGCCGAATGA
- a CDS encoding HD domain-containing protein, translating into MSPQELNTGNIVEFIADIFERRGAESYLGEPVTMSEHMLQGAWLAEQDGAPEELVAAALLHDIGHYTSEFGTYSPDDVEDKHHDEAGGEVLAPFFPPVIVECVRLHVAAKRYLCTTDPTYFSKLSPASVHTLSLQGGPMSADEVAQFRSNPFHEEAVRVRIWDEGGKVANMKTRAFRDYMPLLERVVGKFAAEKAA; encoded by the coding sequence ATGAGCCCGCAGGAACTGAACACCGGCAACATCGTCGAATTCATCGCCGATATCTTCGAGCGCCGCGGGGCGGAATCCTACCTCGGCGAGCCGGTCACCATGTCGGAGCACATGCTGCAGGGCGCCTGGCTTGCCGAACAGGACGGCGCGCCGGAGGAGCTGGTGGCGGCAGCACTTCTGCACGACATCGGCCACTATACCAGCGAGTTCGGCACCTATTCGCCCGACGACGTCGAGGACAAGCATCATGACGAGGCGGGTGGCGAGGTGCTGGCGCCGTTCTTCCCGCCGGTCATCGTCGAATGCGTGCGGCTGCACGTTGCGGCCAAGCGCTATCTCTGCACCACCGATCCGACCTATTTCAGCAAGCTCTCGCCGGCCTCGGTGCATACGCTGTCGCTGCAGGGCGGGCCGATGAGCGCTGACGAAGTGGCGCAGTTCCGTAGCAATCCGTTCCATGAGGAAGCGGTGCGGGTGCGCATATGGGATGAAGGCGGCAAGGTCGCCAACATGAAGACGCGGGCCTTTCGCGACTATATGCCGTTGCTGGAGCGGGTGGTGGGAAAGTTCGCGGCCGAAAAGGCAGCTTAG
- a CDS encoding PcfJ domain-containing protein gives MAKSMIQRRQDAERERIEAYDARLRQVFAAARPVPDFERALDDARSGLAGMAIRDGALWRPKLKTRDRARLRLAAARYLYARYPVSAALESVWLESTGLDANEIALRKAWYVTVARGDSLYKAGANAWLSRKEVHCFLNVSGDFGFAEAFWLAIARSYTDDQGLAVRLARTKIARTPRHELAFWREVARFFCGHPASKEEIDDLCDYIGAMHQRDAAYSLKGRTLASLRRQMVDWHRDIAAIERIEAMRRRAAGRTQRGAGTQPERGAWDGSRLEDWEWQPSAKEAKVRGERFFVRQLKTAEDLVAESRAMHHCVSMYAAKCIAGNASIWVLRRTALGKIERLLTIELDPQNRAVQVRGFGNRLALPEERKVVERWAKARGVALRA, from the coding sequence ATGGCCAAGTCCATGATCCAGCGCAGGCAGGACGCCGAGCGCGAACGCATTGAAGCTTATGATGCAAGGCTGCGGCAGGTTTTCGCCGCCGCGCGTCCCGTTCCGGATTTCGAACGGGCGCTGGACGACGCACGCTCGGGTCTTGCCGGCATGGCGATCCGAGACGGCGCGCTGTGGCGCCCGAAGCTGAAGACGCGCGACCGCGCGCGACTACGGCTGGCCGCGGCACGCTATCTCTATGCGCGTTATCCGGTTTCGGCCGCGCTCGAGAGCGTCTGGTTGGAGAGCACGGGGCTGGACGCCAACGAGATTGCGCTCCGCAAGGCCTGGTATGTGACGGTGGCGCGCGGCGACTCGCTCTACAAGGCGGGCGCCAACGCATGGCTGTCGCGCAAGGAGGTGCATTGCTTCCTCAACGTGTCTGGCGATTTTGGTTTCGCCGAAGCGTTCTGGCTGGCGATCGCCCGGTCCTACACAGATGACCAGGGATTGGCGGTCCGGCTTGCGCGGACCAAGATCGCGCGCACGCCGCGCCACGAACTGGCCTTCTGGCGCGAGGTGGCGCGCTTCTTCTGCGGACATCCCGCCTCGAAGGAGGAGATCGACGATCTTTGCGATTACATCGGCGCCATGCATCAGCGTGATGCGGCCTACAGCCTGAAGGGGCGCACGCTTGCCTCGCTACGCCGGCAGATGGTGGACTGGCACCGCGACATCGCCGCGATCGAACGCATCGAGGCCATGCGCCGCCGCGCCGCCGGACGCACCCAGCGAGGCGCCGGAACGCAGCCCGAGCGCGGCGCCTGGGACGGCTCGCGCCTCGAAGACTGGGAATGGCAGCCATCGGCGAAAGAGGCGAAGGTGCGCGGCGAGCGCTTCTTCGTCCGGCAGCTGAAGACGGCCGAGGATCTGGTCGCCGAGAGCCGTGCAATGCATCATTGCGTGTCGATGTACGCGGCCAAGTGCATCGCCGGCAACGCCTCGATCTGGGTGCTGCGGCGCACGGCGCTGGGCAAGATCGAGCGGCTGTTGACGATCGAGCTCGATCCCCAGAACCGTGCGGTCCAGGTGCGCGGTTTCGGCAATCGTCTGGCCCTGCCGGAGGAGCGCAAGGTCGTCGAGCGTTGGGCCAAGGCGAGGGGCGTGGCGCTCAGGGCCTGA